In Juglans microcarpa x Juglans regia isolate MS1-56 chromosome 4S, Jm3101_v1.0, whole genome shotgun sequence, a single window of DNA contains:
- the LOC121262744 gene encoding ctenidin-1-like, with the protein MGRNNVVSWNLSFLVLGLFSHVLVEASREGRFTSGERYGLGNGVRSRFSEEAGHLGLTAGGYDGGYGGWSGSGGGYGNGNGGGGYGSGIGGSGGGVGKGGGSGDGSGTAGQGGGYGSGGGNGGNGGGFGGGWGNGGSGSGGGGGGGFGFGNGGGNGGGGKYGSGYGGGSYNPPGTN; encoded by the coding sequence ATGGGAAGAAATAATGTGGTTTCATGGAATCTCAGTTTCTTGGTTTTGGGGCTCTTTAGCCACGTACTGGTCGAAGCTAGCAGAGAAGGGAGGTTCACGAGTGGTGAGAGATATGGTTTGGGTAATGGGGTACGCAGTAGGTTTAGTGAAGAGGCTGGCCATCTAGGGCTTACAGCTGGTGGTTACGACGGAGGATACGGCGGTTGGAGTGGCTCTGGTGGAGGGTATGGCAATggtaatggtggtggtggttatgGCTCGGGCATTGGTGGTAGCGGTGGAGGGGTTGGTAAAGGAGGGGGCTCGGGTGATGGCAGCGGTACTGCGGGCCAAGGTGGTGGGTATGGTTCAGGTGGTGGTAATGGTGGCAATGGTGGTGGTTTTGGTGGTGGATGGGGCAATGGTGGGTCTGGTTCGGGAGGGGGAGGAGGTGGTGGCTTTGGGTTTGGGAATGGGGGCGGTAATGGTGGCGGAGGTAAATATGGCTCAGGCTATGGTGGGGGATCCTACAATCCTCCTGgaacaaactaa
- the LOC121262846 gene encoding subtilisin-like protease SBT1.7, producing the protein MKIMAFRFLHMVLVLVIFACVYAAAEEQSRKTKQTYIVQVDKTSMPASFNDHSQWYAASLKSVSDSAEMLYTYKNAIHGFSTELTVEEAESLEQQSGILSVQPEVRYELHTTRTPEFLGLENTEALFPTSNQVSDVIVGVFDTGVWPELKSFDDTGMGPVPSGWKGGCEVGTNFLSSSCNRKLIGAKFFSKGYELALGSIDPKTESKSPRDDDGHGTHTSTTAAGSAVAGANLFGYASGIARGMATRARIAAYKVCWLGGCFSSDIVAAMDKAIEDGVHVISMSIGGGVSEYYNDIIATAAFNATAQGIIVSCSAGNSGPGPGSLTNVAPWITTVGAGTLDRDFPAVVNLGNRRSYTGVSLYNGKPLPDSQVPLVYASNVSTESYGHLCMSDTLIPEKVAGKVVVCDRGSNPRVQKGMEVRNAGGVGMILANTDSYGEELVADAHLLPTAAVGQKAGDAIKKYILSSHDPTATIGKVETNLGVQPSPVVAAFSSRGPNPLTPGILKPDLIAPGVNILAGWTGKAGPTGLENDTRHVSFNIISGTSMSCPHVSGLAALLKASHPEWSPAAIRSALMTTAYTAYKNGETIIDVASGIASTPFDFGAGHVNPVAALDPGLVYDATVDDYLRFLCALKYSSDQIKKATNRDFTCDSSKNYSTGDLNYPSFAVPLTTASGKGGGLGVSSTVKYTRTLSNVGTPATYKVVVSPSKVPSVKIVVEPESLAFNGAYEKKSYTVTFIATSMPSGSTSFAHLEWSDGTHFVRSPVAFTWT; encoded by the coding sequence ATGAAGATTATGGCTTTCAGGTTTCTACATATGGTTCTTGTGCTCGTAATCTTTGCTTGCGTATACGCCGCGGCAGAAGAGCAAAGCCGGAAAACAAAACAGACTTACATAGTTCAGGTGGACAAGACCAGCATGCCAGCGAGTTTCAATGATCATTCTCAGTGGTATGCAGCATCTTTAAAATCAGTATCGGACTCGGCGGAGATGCTTTACACTTACAAAAACGCAATACATGGCTTCTCCACAGAGCTAACCGTCGAGGAAGCCGAGTCACTTGAACAGCAATCGGGAATCCTCAGTGTCCAGCCTGAAGTGAGATACGAGCTGCACACAACTCGGACGCCTGAGTTCCTCGGATTAGAGAATACCGAGGCTCTCTTTCCCACGTCCAACCAGGTGAGCGACGTGATTGTTGGGGTGTTCGACACAGGTGTATGGCCTGAGCTTAAGAGCTTTGACGACACGGGGATGGGGCCTGTACCGAGTGGCTGGAAAGGTGGATGTGAGGTTGGGACCAACTTTTTGTCATCGAGCTGCAACCGCAAACTTATTGGCGCAAAGTTTTTCTCGAAAGGGTATGAACTTGCACTTGGATCAATTGACCCAAAGACGGAATCAAAATCACCTAGGGATGATGATGGCCATGGAACTCACACCTCAACCACAGCAGCTGGATCGGCCGTTGCAGGAGCTAACCTCTTTGGCTATGCTTCTGGGATAGCTCGTGGTATGGCCACACGGGCCCGAATCGCCGCATACAAGGTGTGCTGGCTTGGTGGGTGTTTCAGCTCCGACATCGTGGCAGCAATGGACAAAGCCATCGAAGACGGAGTCCATGTAATATCCATGTCTATTGGGGGAGGGGTATCCGAGTACTACAATGACATTATTGCCACTGCAGCTTTCAACGCAACAGCCCAGGGTATCATTGTATCGTGCTCGGCAGGAAATAGTGGACCTGGTCCCGGAAGTCTAACCAATGTAGCGCCATGGATAACCACCGTGGGTGCCGGAACTTTGGACCGTGATTTTCCCGCAGTTGTTAACCTTGGAAACAGAAGGAGTTACACTGGTGTATCACTCTATAACGGGAAACCGTTACCTGATTCACAAGTACCACTTGTTTATGCCAGCAATGTAAGCACCGAGTCATACGGTCATCTGTGCATGAGTGACACTCTAATTCCAGAAAAAGTTGCTGGGAAAGTTGTAGTATGTGATAGAGGATCAAATCCAAGAGTGCAAAAGGGTATGGAAGTTAGAAATGCTGGTGGCGTGGGGATGATATTAGCTAACACAGATTCTTATGGGGAGGAGCTAGTTGCAGATGCGCATCTTTTGCCTACAGCAGCTGTAGGTCAGAAAGCCGGTGACGCCATAAAGAAATATATCCTCTCGAGTCATGATCCCACAGCTACAATTGGAAAAGTAGAGACAAACTTAGGAGTTCAACCATCACCGGTGGTTGCAGCATTCAGTTCTAGAGGTCCAAACCCGCTCACTCCAGGAATACTCAAGCCGGATCTTATAGCGCCAGGAGTCAATATCCTAGCTGGGTGGACAGGTAAAGCCGGACCAACAGGGCTGGAAAATGATACCAGGCATGTAAGCTTCAATATCATTTCTGGTACATCCATGTCGTGCCCGCATGTTAGCGGGTTAGCAGCCCTCCTCAAGGCTTCTCACCCTGAATGGAGCCCCGCAGCCATTAGGTCTGCCCTCATGACCACAGCTTACACTGCATACAAAAATGGGGAAACCATAATAGATGTTGCTTCTGGAATAGCCTCAACACCTTTCGACTTCGGTGCCGGACATGTGAATCCAGTTGCCGCTCTTGATCCTGGCCTAGTATACGATGCCACGGTAGATGACTACCTAAGATTCCTATGCGCCTTAAAATATAGTTCAGATCAGATTAAGAAAGCTACAAACAGAGACTTCACCTGTGATTCAAGCAAGAACTACAGCACGGGAGATCTTAATTACCCATCTTTTGCTGTTCCATTGACGACAGCTTCAGGCAAAGGGGGTGGCCTTGGCGTGTCAAGCACAGTTAAATACACTAGGACACTGAGTAATGTGGGCACACCGGCTACATATAAGGTGGTTGTGTCACCATCAAAGGTTCCCTCTGTGAAGATTGTGGTTGAGCCAGAATCACTGGCGTTCAATGGTGCCTATGAGAAGAAGAGTTACACGGTGACGTTCATTGCCACTTCAATGCCATCTGGTTCGACCAGCTTCGCTCATTTGGAATGGTCGGATGGGACACACTTTGTTCGTAGTCCCGTTGCTTTCACCTGGACATGA